One genomic window of Vulpes vulpes isolate BD-2025 chromosome 11, VulVul3, whole genome shotgun sequence includes the following:
- the LOC112912709 gene encoding uncharacterized protein: MVRPQVSAAYEFLSVDYTERKWKGPAVGQRAVYRSIMPGNYCSVASLGDTRMRCSELPVKLAVSKGPESSDGTSRGLCAVVSGEPEAGAACEDTSEKLEGQPSDEEGSRLENAFFKITREDKDKSTKGGCDEYKERGKHPHLSPSAAAHQRVLKGQKLYQCDECGKAFNWSSHLIGHQRIHTGEKPYACNECGKTFRQTSQLIVHLRTHTGEKPYECRVCGKTYRHSSHLIQHQRLHNGEKPYKCNECGKAFNESSKLFDHQRTHTGEKPYECSECGAAFSRSKNLVRHQVLHTGKKPYKCNECGKAFCSNRNLIDHQRIHTGEKPYECNECGKAFSRSKCLIRHQSLHTGEKAYKCSECGKAFSQISQLADHERIHTGEKPFECNKCGKAFSLSKCLIRHQRLHTGEKPYKCKECGKSFNQNSYLIIHQRIHTGEKPYECNACGKVFSHNSSLMVHQRTHTGEKPYKCNNCVKAFRDSSQLTVHQRVHTGEKPYECIECGKAFSQRSTFNHHQRTHDGERHSALAHTVC; this comes from the exons ATGGTCAGGCCCCAG GTGTCTGCAGCGTACGAGTTCCTGTCTGTGGACTATACTGAGAGGAAGTGGAAAGGTCCGGCAGTCGGTCAGAGAGCCGTGTACCGGAGCATCATGCCGGGAAATTATTGCAGCGTGGCCTCATTGG GTGACACTAGGATGCGGTGTTCAGAGTTGCCTGTGAAGCTGGCAGTTTCTAAGGGACCAGAGTCATCTGATGGGACGTCAAGAGGGCTCTGTGCAGTGGTTTCTGGGGAACCAGAGGCAGGAGCTGCCTGTGAAGATACTTCAGAAAAGCTGGAAGGGCAACCCTCAGATGAAGAAGGGAGCAGACTGGAAAATGCTTTCTTCAAAATAACACGTGAGGACAAAGATAAATCCACAAAAGGTGGATGTGATGAATATAAAGAACGTGGGAAGCATCCACACCTGTCCCCTAGTGCTGCAGCACATCAAAGAGTACTGAAGGGACAGAAATTATATCAATGTGATGAATGTGGTAAAGCTTTCAATTGGAGTTCACACCTCATTGGGCATCAGAGAatccacacaggagagaaaccctatgcATGTAATGAATGTGGTAAGACCTTCAGGCAGACCTCTCAGCTCATCGTTCATCTCAGAACCCACACGGGGGAAAAGCCCTATGAGTGCAGAGTGTGTGGAAAGACTTACCGACATAGCTCCCATCTTATTCAACACCAGAGACTCCATAATGGTGAGAAACcatataaatgtaatgaatgtggaaaagcttTCAATGAGAGTTCCAAACTTTTTGACCATCAGAGAACCCATACTggggagaaaccttatgaatgcagtgaatgtggggCTGCCTTCAGTCGGAGTAAAAATCTTGTCCGTCATCAGGTACTTCACACTGGTAAAAAACCCTACaagtgtaatgaatgtgggaaagctttcTGTTCTAATAGAAATCTTATTGACCATCAGAGGATCCACACTGGGGAGAAACCTTATGAGTGTAatgaatgtggcaaggccttcaGTCGGAGTAAATGTCTTATTCGACATCAGAGccttcacactggagaaaaagcCTACAAATGTAgtgagtgtgggaaagccttcagtcAGATCTCTCAACTTGCTGATCATGAGcgaattcatactggagaaaaacctTTTGAATGTAATAAGTGTGGTAAGGCATTCAGTCTGAGTAAATGTCTTATTCGACATCAGAGACTTCACACAGGTGAAAAGCCATATAAATGCAAGGAGTGTGGAAAATCCTTCAACCAAAACTCATACCTCATTATCCaccagagaattcacactggTGAGAAGCCATATGAATGTAATGCATGTGGGAAGGTCTTCAGTCATAATTCTAGCCTTATGGTTCATCAAAGAACTCATACTGGGGAGAAACCGTATAAATGCAACAATTGTGTGAAGGCCTTTCGTGACAGCTCTCAGCTCACTGTGCACCAAAGGGttcatactggagagaagccctatgaatgtattgagtgtgggaaagccttcagtcAGCGTTCCACTTTTAATCACCATCAGCGAACTCATGATGGCGAGAGGCACTCAGCTCTGGCCCACACAGTTTGTTAA